One genomic segment of Rhinolophus sinicus isolate RSC01 linkage group LG11, ASM3656204v1, whole genome shotgun sequence includes these proteins:
- the SLC38A8 gene encoding solute carrier family 38 member 8 — MEGQTPGSRGLSEKPAAASPSLSSLGAVFILLKSALGAGLLNFPWAFYKAGGVGPAFLVELVSLVFLVSGLVILGYAASVSGQDTYQGVVGGLCGPTIGKLCEACFIVNLLMISVAFLRVIGDQLEKLCDFLLPSAPPALQPWYTDQRFSLTLLSVLVILPLSAPREIGFQKYTSILGTLAACYLALVVMVQYYLGPQGLIREPRPALSPSSWTSVFSVFPTICFGFQCHEAAVSIYCSMRNQNLSHWVLVSVLSLLACCLVYSLTGVYGFLTFQTEVSADILMSYPGNDGVIIVARVLFAVSIVTVYPIVLFLGRSVMQDFWRRTCCQVCGRRALADPSGLGVRLPMTILWVTVTLAMALFLPDLSEIIGIIGGISSFFIFTFPGLCLICAINAEPIGPRVKCCLEVWGVVSVLIGTFIFGQSTVAAIFELF, encoded by the exons ATGGAGGGACAGACCCCCGGAAGCAGAGGCCTTTCGGAAAAGCCCGCAGCCGCCAGCCCCAGTCTCTCCTCCCTGGGCGCTGTCTTCATTCTCCTGAAATCCGCCTTGGGGGCTGGCCTGCTCAACTTCCCCTGGGCTTTCTACAAGGCAGGTGGGGTGGGCCCCGCCTTCCTGGTGGAGCTG GTCTCCTTGGTCTTCCTGGTCAGTGGGCTGGTCATCCTGGGCTATGCCGCCTCCGTCAGCGGCCAGGACACCTACCAGGGTGTGGTCGGAGGGCTGTGTGGCCCCACCATCGGAAAGCTGTGCGAGGCTTGCTTCATCGTCAACCTGCTCATGATATCTGTGGCCTTCCTCAGGGTGATCGGGGACCAGCTGGAGAAGT TGTGTGACTTCCTCCTGCCCAGTGCTCCGCCCGCCCTGCAGCCCTGGTACACCGACCAGCGCTTCTCCCTGACCCTGCTCTCCGTGTTGGTCATCCTTCCTCTGTCCGCCCCGAGGGAGATCGGGTTCCAGAAATACACAAG CATCCTAGGCACGCTGGCCGCCTGCTACCTGGCCCTGGTTGTCATGGTGCAGTATTACCTCGGGCCCCAGGGCCTCATACGTGAGCCCCGCCCTGCATTGAG TCCTTCCTCCTGGACCTCTGTATTTAGCGTCTTCCCAACCATCTGCTTTGGATTTCAG TGTCACGAAGCTGCGGTCTCCATCTACTGCAGCATGCGCAACCAGAACCTGTCCCATTGGGTCCTGGTCTCCGTGCTGTCCTTGCTGGCCTGCTGCCTCGTCTACTCACTGACGG GTGTGTATGGCTTCCTGACTTTCCAGACAGAAGTTTCTGCTGACATCCTGATGTCCTACCCAGGCAACGATGGGGTCATCATTGTCGCCCGAGTCCTCTTTGCTGTCTCTATCGTGACTGTCTATCCCATCGTGCTCTTCCTGGGGAG GTCGGTGATGCAGGATTTCTGGAGGAGAACCTGCTGCCAGGTGTGCGGGCGCAGGGCCCTGGCTGACCCATCTGGGCTGGGGGTCCGCTTGCCAATGACCATCCTGTGGGTCACTGTGACACTTGCCATGGCCCTGTTCCTGCCAGACCTCAGCGAGATCATCGGCATTATCGGCGGCATCAGTTCCTTCTTCATCTTCACCTTCCCAG GTCTGTGTCTCATCTGTGCCATCAATGCTGAGCCCATAGGACCACGGGTTAA GTGCTGCCTGGAGGTCTGGGGAGTGGTGTCTGTGCTCATCGGCACCTTCATCTTCGGGCAGAGCACGGTGGCGGCCATCTTCGAGCTCTTCTGA